A window of Corallococcus macrosporus DSM 14697 contains these coding sequences:
- a CDS encoding metallophosphoesterase family protein — protein sequence MRILKLETAPLFSWPHLSAAPRGGVETQDLPLLRGTVDALPAGLDALVVTSDLQGVAPCAALGGAVALLGEVLADGLAALSAEGGLPPLAHTGVVLAGDLFSDDAALVRGASGDVRPVWEAFGQQFRWVVGVAGNHDTFGTAREQARFFRQRPALRLLDGDVVDVDGLRVGGVGGIIGRPDRPGRRDEAAFLQGLRSVMRQGPELLVLHQGPDAPGPHLRGSAAIRECLPAREDLLVICGHSHWDTPLASLPAGPQVLNADRRAVLLTR from the coding sequence ATGCGAATCCTGAAGCTCGAAACGGCGCCGTTGTTCTCGTGGCCCCACCTCTCCGCGGCCCCCCGAGGTGGCGTTGAAACCCAGGACCTGCCCCTCCTGCGGGGAACCGTCGACGCGTTGCCAGCGGGCCTGGATGCCCTGGTGGTGACGTCGGACCTGCAGGGGGTGGCGCCTTGCGCCGCGCTGGGAGGCGCGGTGGCCCTCCTGGGCGAAGTCCTGGCGGATGGTCTCGCGGCCTTGAGCGCGGAGGGGGGGCTGCCTCCGCTCGCGCACACGGGCGTGGTGCTGGCGGGGGACCTGTTCTCCGACGATGCCGCGCTGGTGCGAGGTGCTTCCGGCGATGTGCGGCCCGTGTGGGAAGCCTTCGGACAGCAGTTCCGCTGGGTGGTGGGCGTGGCGGGAAATCACGACACGTTCGGCACCGCGCGGGAGCAGGCGCGGTTCTTTCGCCAGCGCCCAGCGCTGCGGTTGCTGGATGGGGACGTGGTGGATGTGGATGGCCTGCGAGTGGGGGGCGTGGGGGGCATCATCGGCCGCCCGGACAGACCGGGCCGGCGCGATGAAGCGGCGTTTCTTCAGGGCCTGCGGAGCGTCATGCGGCAGGGCCCGGAGTTGCTGGTGCTTCACCAGGGGCCGGATGCGCCCGGGCCGCACCTCCGTGGGAGCGCGGCCATCCGGGAGTGCCTGCCGGCTCGCGAAGACCTGCTGGTGATTTGTGGCCACTCACACTGGGACACGCCGCTGGCGTCGCTGCCAGCGGGGCCTCAGGTGCTCAATGCGGACAGGAGGGCGGTGCTCCTCACGCGGTGA
- a CDS encoding AAA family ATPase encodes MFDRLELHHVGPAPELVFDFAHRLNLITGDNGVGKTFILDVAWWALTRTWAGHPAAPHRGAGLKPRIAFEFEGKRKPVRYSSEYDFKSQSWTLKGGRPPNPGMVLYARVDGSFSVWDPARNYWRNAPSLGVDAPDRPPAYLFSSQEVWDGLKPDGKYLCNGLIADWASWQGSNKEPYRQLRQALHALSPSDAELLVPGELTRISLEDVRDMPTLRTGYGQEVPVVYASAGVRRVITLAYLLVWTWQEHLQASRLMNQDATRSIIFLIDEVEAHLHPRWQRTVLRSLLKVHPRPFNAVRKSRAESER; translated from the coding sequence ATGTTTGATCGGCTGGAACTTCATCATGTCGGGCCAGCCCCAGAACTCGTTTTCGACTTCGCCCACCGGCTGAATCTCATCACCGGCGACAACGGGGTGGGGAAGACCTTCATCCTGGATGTTGCCTGGTGGGCGCTGACCCGGACGTGGGCGGGACACCCCGCCGCGCCGCATCGAGGGGCTGGCCTCAAACCCCGCATCGCCTTCGAGTTCGAGGGGAAGAGAAAGCCCGTCCGTTACTCGAGCGAATACGACTTCAAGTCGCAGAGTTGGACCTTGAAGGGAGGGCGGCCCCCCAATCCGGGCATGGTGCTCTACGCTCGGGTGGACGGCTCGTTTTCGGTGTGGGACCCGGCGCGTAACTACTGGAGAAACGCGCCGTCGCTGGGGGTTGATGCGCCAGATCGGCCTCCCGCCTACCTCTTCAGTTCCCAGGAGGTGTGGGATGGTCTCAAGCCTGATGGAAAGTATTTGTGCAACGGGCTGATTGCGGACTGGGCGTCTTGGCAAGGGAGCAACAAGGAGCCGTATCGGCAGCTCCGCCAGGCGCTTCATGCGCTGTCTCCTTCTGATGCGGAGCTTCTCGTTCCGGGAGAGCTCACGCGTATCAGCCTGGAAGACGTCCGGGACATGCCGACGCTGCGCACGGGCTATGGCCAGGAGGTGCCGGTGGTGTATGCGTCCGCGGGCGTCAGGCGCGTCATCACGTTGGCCTACTTGCTGGTGTGGACGTGGCAGGAGCATCTGCAGGCGAGTCGGTTGATGAACCAGGATGCCACCCGGTCGATCATCTTCTTGATTGACGAGGTGGAGGCCCATCTGCACCCGCGTTGGCAGCGGACGGTCCTGCGCTCCCTGCTCAAGGTCCATCCGCGTCCGTTTAACGCGGTGAGGAAAAGCAGAGCAGAATCAGAGAGATAG